The following proteins come from a genomic window of Lolium rigidum isolate FL_2022 chromosome 5, APGP_CSIRO_Lrig_0.1, whole genome shotgun sequence:
- the LOC124653876 gene encoding rop guanine nucleotide exchange factor 1-like, whose protein sequence is MASVSEDEAGSERCCGSYSPSADVSGSETSSDCSAANARRFPFSSSSASASRGLASSSSSHLPTPSSAANAAFFLSKPAADLSEIDMMKERFAKLLLGEDMSGSGKGVCTALAISNAITNLSATVFGELWRLEPLAAPRKAMWTREMEWLLSVADSIVELTPSLQDLPDGGGQFEVMVPRPRSDLYMNLPALKKLDAMLLAMIDEFTDTQFWYVDRGIVVDDTSSSSAASSCGGRPSSVRQEDKWWLPCPRVPPKGLPEDARRKLQQSRDCANQILKAAMAINSDVLAEMEIPEVYLETLPKSGRSCLGEIIYRYITAEQFSPECLLDCLDLSSEHHTLEVANRIEAAIHVWRLKGQKKSSPQTKSKKSWGGKVKGLVGDSKSNVLSQRADGLLQSLRLRHPGLPQTSLDMNKIQYNKDVGQSILESYSRVLESLAFNTIARIDDVIYVDDATKKSAAAETVSIFNRGSGIPVQKKISPSPFSVQHTPYASPFATPTFCSSTPVAGNSPGRAQPPLSKNNLQGKHEIKVEKLFSGDLEKVWTYAGNLSARKEAGDAPERD, encoded by the exons ATGGCGAGCGTGTCGGAGGACGAGGCCGGCTCGGAGCGGTGCTGCGGCAGCTACAGCCCCAGCGCCGACGTGAGCGGCTCCGAGACCTCCAGCGACTGCTCCGCCGCCAACGCCCGCCgcttccccttctcctcctcctccgcctccgcctcccgcggcctcgcctcctcctcctcctcccacctccccaccccctcctccgccgccaacgccgccTTCTTCCTCTCCAAGCCCGCCGCCGACCTCTCCG AGATCGACATGATGAAGGAGCGCTTCGCCAAGCTCCTCCTCGGCGAGGACATGTCCGGCAGCGGCAAGGGCGTCTGCACCGCGCTCGCCATCTCCAACGCCATCACCAACCTCTCCG CGACCGTGTTCGGCGAGCTGTGGAGGCTGGAGCCGCTGGCGGCGCCGAGGAAGGCGATGTGGACGCGGGAGATGGAGTGGCTGCTCTCCGTCGCCGACTCCATCGTCGAGCTCACCCCGTCGCTCCAGGACCTCCCCGACGGCGGGGGGCAGTTCGAGGTCATGGTGCCGCGGCCCCGCAGCGACCTCTACATGAACCTGCCCGCTCTCAAGAAGCTCGACGCCATGCTCCTCGCCATGATCGACGAGTTCACCGACACCCAGTTCTGGTACGTCGACAGGGGCATCGTCGTCGACGACACGTCGTCCTCGTCCGCGGCTTCGTCCTGCGGCGGGCGGCCGTCGTCGGTGCGGCAGGAGGACAAGTGGTGGCTGCCGTGCCCCCGGGTGCCGCCCAAGGGGCTCCCCGAGGACGCCAGGAGGAAGCTGCAGCAGAGCAGGGACTGCGCCAACCAGATACTCAAGGCCGCCATGGCCATCAACAGCGATGTGCTTGCCGAGATGGAGATCCCCGAAGTCTACTTGGAGACCTTGCCAAAG AGTGGTCGATCTTGCTTGGGTGAGATAATTTATCGATACATAACAGCTGAGCAGTTCTCACCTGAATGCCTCCTCGACTGCTTAGATCTGTCATCTGAGCATCATACACTTGAAGTAGCAAACAGAATAGAGGCTGCCATCCATGTTTGGCGACTAAAGGGCCAGAAGAAATCGTCGCCTCAAACCAAATCAAAGAAATCCTGGGGTGGAAAAGTGAAGGGTCTAGTTGGAGATTCAAAGAGTAATGTTCTGTCCCAAAGAGCTGACGGCCTATTGCAGAGCTTACGGTTACGACACCCTGGTCTGCCACAAACTTCCCTTGACATGAACAAGATCCAGTATAACAAG gATGTTGGCCAGTCGATACTTGAAAGTTACTCGAGGGTCCTGGAGAGCTTGGCTTTCAACACCATCGCGAGAATCGACGACGTGATTTACGTGGACGACGCCACAAAGAAGTCTGCTGCTGCTGAGACCGTTTCGATCTTCAACCGTGGCTCAGGCATTCCAGTCCAGAAGAAGATCTCCCCGAGCCCGTTCTCGGTTCAGCACACACCGTACGCCTCTCCCTTCGCCACTCCCACCTTCTGCTCCTCCACACCGGTCGCAGGCAACAGCCCCGGAAGAGCGCAGCCTCCACTGAGCAAAAACAACTTGCAAGGCAAGCACGAGATTAAAGTTgagaagctcttttccggcgatcTAGAGAAGGTCTGGACGTACGCCGGGAACCTGAGCGCTCGGAAAGAGGCAGGAGATGCCCCTGAGAGGGATTGA
- the LOC124657507 gene encoding uncharacterized protein LOC124657507: MGTPAKEVAKEGTAAAVPQMKLLVDKRSRRVLYAEARKDAVDFLIGLLRVPAGLAARVIAHAAAENADDALAVPGSLGTLYAGARALDDAFFVSATPGRDAILCPALPSAALKLLLGGDASALLAPAPSPPPPPPPPPPPKRFFRCAGPYGTSCRGNPTSVTDVAGLPCPVCRQPMTVEMRWSPGDAHGKLAQAAAQEAAAMAKEATTDVGVGYVKEVVSYLVMDDLTVEPMSTISAIMLLKKFKVADCSALEELTVDLGHKEAVLLLKAALESTTALTDVFCGGVSIDRLE; encoded by the coding sequence ATGGGCACGCCGGCGAAGGAGGTGGCGAaggaggggacggcggcggcggtgccgcAGATGAAGCTGCTGGTGGACAAGCGGTCGCGGCGGGTGCTGTACGCGGAGGCGCGCAAGGACGCCGTCGACTTCCTCATCGGCCTGCTCCGCGTGCCCGCGGGCCTCGCCGCGCGCGTCATCGCGCACGCCGCTGCCGAGAACgcggacgacgcgctcgccgtgcCGGGCTCCCTCGGCACGCTCTACGCCGGCGCGCGGGCCCTCGACGACGCCTTCTTCGTCTCCGCCACCCCCGGCCGCGACGCGATCCTCTGCCCGGCCCTCCCTTCCGCCGCGCTCAAGCTACTGCTCGGCGGGGACGCTTCCGCGCTTCTTGCGCCGGCGCcgtcccctcctcctccgcctcccccgccgccgccgccgaagcggtTCTTCCGCTGCGCCGGCCCGTACGGGACGTCGTGCCGCGGGAACCCCACGAGCGTGACGGACGTGGCCGGCCTGCCGTGCCCGGTGTGCCGGCAGCCGATGACCGTGGAGATGCGGTGGAGCCCTGGCGACGCGCACGGCAAGctggcgcaggcggcggcgcaggaggCAGCGGCGATGGCGAAGGAGGCCACGACGGATGTCGGCGTAGGGTACGTGAAGGAGGTGGTGAGCTACCTGGTGATGGACGACCTCACCGTCGAGCCCATGTCCACCATCTCCGCCATCAtgctgctcaagaaattcaaggtAGCAGACTGCTCTGCCTTGGAGGAGCTCACCGTCGACCTCGGCCACAAGGAGGCCGTGCTGCTGCTTAAGGCGGCGCTGGAGTCCACCACGGCGCTCACGGACGTCTTCTGCGGCGGAGTCTCCATTGATAGGCTCGAGTGA
- the LOC124657897 gene encoding uncharacterized protein LOC124657897 isoform X3 yields MDLLPQASEAQADGSAVAGRGCVQPSPSPSRSEKVKDMHLMEKVAGLLAESNGRKKNMGACQDGREDVEDSSELGVKVAKGGGEVGAPEQRPRAGATYRSRK; encoded by the exons ATGGATCTGCTGCCGCAGGCGTCGGAGGCGCAGGCCGATGGTAGCGCGGTGGCAGGGCGGGGATGCGTGCAGCCCTCTCCCTCGCCTTCAAGGTCGG agaaagtaaaggatatgcacttGATGGAGAAGGTAGCAGGGTTATTAGCAGAATCAAATGGTAGAAAGAAAAATATG GGAGCATGCCAAGACGGCAGGGAGGATGTCGAGGACAGCAGCGAGCTTGGAGTCAAGGTCGCGAAAGGAGGCGGTGAGGTGGGCGCACCAGAGCAGCGCCCACGGGCGGGTGCAACATATAGATCACGGAAGTAG
- the LOC124657897 gene encoding uncharacterized protein LOC124657897 isoform X1: MAPSSPAPRCRQASLFRLKLPYQRLPGAPHIGPSPPPLSPAQHQQQPWICCRRRRRRRPMVARWQGGDACSPLPRLQEKVKDMHLMEKVAGLLAESNGRKKNMGACQDGREDVEDSSELGVKVAKGGGEVGAPEQRPRAGATYRSRK; the protein is encoded by the exons ATGGCTCCCAGCTCCCCTGCTCCTCGCTGCCGGCAGGCGTCCCTCTTCCGCCTTAAACTCCCGTACCAGCGGCTCCCCGGTGCCCCTCACATCGGACCCAGCCCACCCCCTCTCTCGCCCGCGCAGCACCAGCAGCAGCCATGGATCTGCTGCCGCAGGCGTCGGAGGCGCAGGCCGATGGTAGCGCGGTGGCAGGGCGGGGATGCGTGCAGCCCTCTCCCTCGCCTTCAAG agaaagtaaaggatatgcacttGATGGAGAAGGTAGCAGGGTTATTAGCAGAATCAAATGGTAGAAAGAAAAATATG GGAGCATGCCAAGACGGCAGGGAGGATGTCGAGGACAGCAGCGAGCTTGGAGTCAAGGTCGCGAAAGGAGGCGGTGAGGTGGGCGCACCAGAGCAGCGCCCACGGGCGGGTGCAACATATAGATCACGGAAGTAG
- the LOC124657897 gene encoding uncharacterized protein LOC124657897 isoform X2: MAPSSPAPRCRQASLFRLKLPYQRLPGAPHIGPSPPPLSPAQHQQQPWICCRRRRRRRPMVARWQGGDACSPLPRLQEKVKDMHLMEKVAGLLAESNGRKKNMA; encoded by the exons ATGGCTCCCAGCTCCCCTGCTCCTCGCTGCCGGCAGGCGTCCCTCTTCCGCCTTAAACTCCCGTACCAGCGGCTCCCCGGTGCCCCTCACATCGGACCCAGCCCACCCCCTCTCTCGCCCGCGCAGCACCAGCAGCAGCCATGGATCTGCTGCCGCAGGCGTCGGAGGCGCAGGCCGATGGTAGCGCGGTGGCAGGGCGGGGATGCGTGCAGCCCTCTCCCTCGCCTTCAAG agaaagtaaaggatatgcacttGATGGAGAAGGTAGCAGGGTTATTAGCAGAATCAAATGGTAGAAAGAAAAATATG GCATGA